A genome region from Brassica oleracea var. oleracea cultivar TO1000 chromosome C2, BOL, whole genome shotgun sequence includes the following:
- the LOC106323292 gene encoding uncharacterized mitochondrial protein AtMg00810-like, giving the protein MVAELESITRNKTWELVDRPTGSEKKREEDRVCVLHKRLHVLRQTPRAWNVKLDQVLKEMRFEKCMKEPSVYCKTEGGDLLIIAIYVDDLFVTGTSLKVIRQFKEEMSKKFEMSDLGKLTYYLGIEVIQGADGIRIKQERYAQGILRDTKMEACNATQIPMEENLKISKAEDEREIDTTEFRRIGCLRYLLHTRPDLCYAVGVLSRYMHNPRDSHGQAIKHILRYVKETTNYGMFFKKNGSKSVVGYSDSSHNIDLDDGRSTSGHAFYYGSSLITWTSQKQQTVALSSCEAEIMASTEAAKQAIWIKELLSEILSKEGERVKLRIDNKSAIALTKNPVFHGRSKHVLKKYHFIRECVENGHIEVEHVPGVEQKADILTKPLGRIIKKRRGGDGCVVGGRAVQETP; this is encoded by the exons ATGGTGGCCGAGTTGGAGTCTATCACAAGAAACAAAACATGGGAACTTGTAGATAGACCGACTGGTTCTGAGAAGAAAAGAGAAGAGGATCGAGTTTGTGTGCTACACAAGAGGTTGCATGTGTTACGCCAGACACCCAGGGCATGGAATGTGAAACTCGATCAGGTTCTCAAGGAGATGAGATTTGAGAAGTGCATGAAGGAACCATCAGTGTACTGCAAGACTGAAGGAGGGGACCTCTTGATCATTGCCATCTACGTTGATGATCTATTTGTGACAGGAACTTCACTTAAGGTGATTAGGCAATTCAAGGAGGAGATGTCTAAGAAGTTCGAGATGTCAGATCTAGGTAAGCTAACGTACTACCTTGGCATAGAGGTGATTCAAGGAGCAGATGGAATCAGAATAAAACAAGAGAGATATGCTCAAGGAATCCTGCGTGACACAAAGATGGAAGCGTGTAACGCAACTCAAATTCCAATGGAGGAGAATTTGAAGATCTCAAAAGCTGAAGATGAGCGAGAGATAGATACTACCGAGTTCAGAAGAATCGGATGTTTGAGGTATCTGCTTCACACAAGACCCGACCTGTGTTACGCAGTAGGTGTTCTTAGCAGATACATGCACAATCCGAGAGACTCTCACGGACAAGCCATCAAACACATATTGCGATATGTGAAAGAAACAACAAACTACGGTATGTTCTTCAAGAAAAATGGGTCAAAGAGTGTCGTTGGTTATAGTGACAGCAGTCACAACATTGATCTCGATGACGGGAGGAGCACGTCAGGACATGCATTCTACTACGGTTCATCACTGATTACTTGGACGTCACAGAAGCAGCAGACGGTTGCATTGTCATCATGCGAAGCAGAAATCATGGCATCAACAGAAGCAGCGAAGCAAGCTATATGGATCAAGGAATTGTTGAGTGAGATACTAAGCAAAGAAGGCGAGAGAGTCAAGCTTAGGATCGACAACAAATCAGCCATTGCTCTAACCAAGAATCCAGTTTTCCATGGAAGGAGTAAGCATGTACTCAAGAAGTATCACTTCATTCGTGAGTGTGTGGAGAACGGGCATATCGAAGTGGAGCATGTGCCGGGTGTTGAGCAGAAGGCTGACATCCTTACCAAGCCATTAGGAAGGATTAT AAAGAAGAGACGCGGCGGTGATGGTTGCGTTGTGGGTGGCCGCGCGGTTCAAGAGACGCCATGA